In Alicyclobacillus macrosporangiidus CPP55, a single window of DNA contains:
- the moaC gene encoding cyclic pyranopterin monophosphate synthase MoaC: MTDSNETLTHFDEAGRPRMVDVSDKPETAREAVAQARIRMQSSTRERIEQGRMAKGDVLAVAELAGVMAAKRTPDLIPLCHPIPISGVRVKTAWEDAAGQEAVLRIEAAVRTTYRTGVEMEALTACSVAALTVYDMCKAVDRGMVIEQIELVYKAGGKSGVFQRTDAQA; this comes from the coding sequence TTGACAGATTCCAATGAAACGTTGACCCATTTTGATGAGGCCGGCCGCCCGCGCATGGTCGACGTCTCGGACAAGCCGGAGACGGCGCGTGAAGCGGTGGCCCAGGCCCGTATCCGCATGCAGTCCTCGACGCGGGAGAGGATTGAACAGGGCCGGATGGCAAAGGGGGATGTGCTCGCCGTCGCTGAGCTGGCCGGAGTAATGGCTGCGAAACGGACGCCCGACCTCATTCCCTTGTGCCATCCGATCCCCATCTCCGGTGTGCGCGTCAAGACCGCGTGGGAGGACGCCGCGGGGCAGGAGGCGGTGCTCCGCATCGAGGCGGCGGTTCGGACCACGTACCGGACCGGCGTCGAGATGGAGGCGCTTACGGCGTGCAGCGTCGCCGCCCTGACGGTCTACGACATGTGCAAAGCCGTGGACCGCGGCATGGTCATCGAACAGATTGAGCTGGTGTACAAGGCGGGCGGCAAGAGTGGCGTATTCCAGCGTACGGACGCCCAGGCATGA
- a CDS encoding permease yields MLMTFTIATALGYVYTAVVHPDLANNALEVTVEMFLQSLPWIVVSMFMAGLLSQVIDPAALARLLGREAGWTGIVLGALLGMAGTGSRWAMYPLAAGLLASEASPGAVFAFVTSWQLVSLTRLPAEVPFYGVPFTVWRAVLSVVIAVLGGWLMNRIPFR; encoded by the coding sequence ATGCTGATGACCTTCACCATCGCCACGGCGCTCGGGTACGTGTATACCGCTGTCGTCCACCCGGACCTGGCGAACAACGCGCTCGAGGTCACGGTGGAGATGTTTCTGCAATCGCTCCCGTGGATCGTCGTATCGATGTTCATGGCGGGACTCTTGTCTCAAGTGATCGATCCGGCCGCGCTCGCGCGCTTGCTGGGTCGGGAAGCGGGATGGACCGGAATCGTGCTCGGTGCACTGCTGGGGATGGCGGGGACCGGGTCCCGCTGGGCGATGTATCCCCTTGCGGCGGGACTGCTCGCGTCGGAGGCCAGCCCGGGGGCGGTGTTCGCTTTCGTCACGAGCTGGCAACTGGTATCCCTCACCCGCTTGCCGGCAGAAGTGCCGTTTTACGGGGTTCCGTTCACCGTATGGCGGGCCGTGCTCTCCGTGGTCATCGCCGTGCTGGGTGGATGGCTGATGAACCGGATTCCGTTTCGTTGA
- a CDS encoding heme lyase CcmF/NrfE family subunit: MLTGLIGQAAIRLLLVSSLVALAIHALAARTGSRRWRTASRLVQGWVFLCAATASAALIRLLVTGDYSYPYVASYTGPGLPLVYRIAAFWGGNAGSLLFWSLVLTLYGAVVVGARHEDSERMLPIVSFVLSSITLFYALLLNLKANPFVRLDQPMPPSGLNPLLQNPGMTVHPVNLYLGYIGFAIPFAYAVAGLWLGRTDAVWLKVTRRWTLVSWLFLSIGIVYGAHWSYEELGWGGYWAWDPVENASLLPWLTATAFLHSAIVQEKRGLLKAWNVVLVSLTFLLTLFGTFLTRSGVLWSIHAFANAPLGVWFLSFLGVAAAATAALIVWRWPALRANGRMEAVVSKESAFLLNNVLFLGSAFAVLWGTLFPIVSEALDGRRMMVDAPFYNAVNMPLAVCVLFLMGIGPLVAWRRASVQGVVRAVAVPLAVAALGGTAIAAALEAVFHRWSLLGTLAVAAALFNLWTVAFEFFQGVRARMQMTTDGVWTSLVRLVANQRRRYGGYLVHASVAVMAVGIAASGTCHLDAQVQLRPGQSADIGAFHLTFTGMGVTPGTVSRDMYANLVVSSGGRSLGVLRPSATFYSDGQQPTTNVALYSRPMQDLYAVLLGTSPSQGDIAIFDLHVNPLVQWIWFGGYGLILGTLLSLWPERVRRQAWSVTGVPSALDGLYQQMAELEYDWKMGKLDEEDYHRQKQALWTAACREETMEAQLRARLERELEDEVRGARLGEG; encoded by the coding sequence GTGTTGACAGGGCTCATCGGACAAGCCGCCATCCGCTTGCTGCTGGTCTCCTCCCTCGTCGCGTTGGCCATCCATGCCTTGGCCGCGCGCACGGGCAGCCGGCGCTGGCGGACGGCCAGCCGCCTGGTGCAGGGATGGGTATTTCTCTGCGCCGCCACCGCGTCGGCGGCGCTGATCCGCCTGCTGGTGACGGGCGACTACTCCTATCCGTATGTGGCGTCCTACACCGGGCCGGGATTGCCGCTGGTGTATCGAATCGCCGCGTTCTGGGGAGGCAATGCGGGTTCACTTCTGTTCTGGTCGCTGGTGCTGACCCTGTACGGGGCGGTGGTGGTCGGCGCGCGGCACGAGGACAGCGAGCGCATGCTGCCGATCGTATCCTTCGTACTGTCCTCCATCACGCTGTTTTATGCACTGCTGCTCAATCTAAAGGCGAATCCGTTCGTCCGTTTGGATCAACCGATGCCTCCGAGCGGGCTGAACCCGCTGCTGCAGAATCCGGGCATGACGGTACACCCGGTGAATCTGTATCTGGGGTACATCGGGTTCGCGATTCCGTTCGCGTACGCGGTCGCCGGGCTGTGGCTCGGCCGTACGGATGCTGTCTGGTTGAAGGTCACGCGCCGGTGGACCTTGGTCTCGTGGCTGTTTCTCAGCATTGGGATCGTGTACGGCGCGCACTGGTCGTATGAGGAGCTCGGCTGGGGCGGTTATTGGGCGTGGGACCCGGTGGAGAACGCATCGCTGCTGCCCTGGCTGACCGCGACGGCTTTTCTGCACTCAGCCATCGTGCAGGAGAAACGCGGTCTGCTCAAGGCCTGGAATGTGGTGCTCGTGTCGTTGACCTTCCTGCTGACGTTGTTTGGTACGTTCCTCACGCGCAGCGGCGTCCTGTGGAGCATCCACGCCTTCGCCAACGCCCCCCTCGGCGTCTGGTTCTTGTCGTTCCTCGGGGTGGCAGCGGCGGCCACCGCGGCCCTCATCGTCTGGCGCTGGCCCGCGCTGCGCGCGAACGGGCGGATGGAAGCGGTCGTCTCCAAGGAATCCGCCTTCCTGCTCAATAACGTGCTGTTTCTCGGCAGCGCGTTCGCCGTGTTGTGGGGGACCCTGTTCCCGATCGTCTCGGAAGCATTGGACGGGCGCCGGATGATGGTGGATGCGCCGTTTTACAATGCCGTCAACATGCCCTTGGCGGTGTGCGTCCTGTTCCTGATGGGCATCGGTCCCCTGGTGGCCTGGCGCCGGGCCAGTGTACAGGGCGTCGTCCGCGCTGTGGCGGTGCCTCTCGCGGTGGCGGCCTTGGGTGGAACGGCAATCGCTGCCGCGTTGGAGGCGGTGTTTCACCGGTGGAGCCTCCTCGGCACGTTGGCGGTGGCGGCAGCGCTGTTCAACCTGTGGACGGTCGCGTTCGAGTTTTTCCAGGGTGTCCGCGCCCGCATGCAGATGACCACGGACGGCGTGTGGACCTCCCTGGTGCGCCTGGTGGCGAACCAGCGCCGCCGGTACGGAGGATACCTGGTGCACGCCTCAGTGGCGGTGATGGCCGTCGGCATCGCGGCGTCCGGCACCTGCCACCTGGACGCGCAGGTGCAGCTTCGCCCCGGCCAATCGGCCGACATCGGAGCCTTTCACCTGACCTTCACCGGCATGGGGGTGACTCCGGGGACGGTGTCGCGCGACATGTACGCCAATCTGGTGGTCAGCTCCGGGGGGCGCTCCCTGGGCGTCCTGCGGCCGTCCGCGACGTTCTACAGCGACGGGCAACAGCCGACGACCAACGTCGCACTGTACTCGCGCCCGATGCAAGACCTGTATGCCGTGTTGCTCGGGACCTCCCCCAGCCAAGGGGATATCGCCATCTTCGACCTCCACGTGAACCCGTTGGTCCAGTGGATCTGGTTCGGCGGCTACGGGCTCATCCTGGGGACGCTGCTGAGTCTGTGGCCGGAGCGGGTTCGCCGCCAGGCCTGGTCTGTCACAGGGGTACCCTCGGCCCTGGACGGGCTGTATCAGCAGATGGCCGAATTGGAGTATGATTGGAAGATGGGGAAATTGGACGAGGAAGACTACCACCGGCAGAAGCAGGCGCTCTGGACGGCCGCCTGTCGGGAGGAAACGATGGAAGCGCAACTGCGGGCGCGGCTCGAGCGGGAATTGGAAGACGAGGTGCGCGGTGCGCGCTTAGGCGAGGGGTGA
- a CDS encoding glycosyl hydrolase family 18 protein: protein MHTPNRAIRSEAIRWLSTIAAVVLLAAACVGSTLLLYGGGSWTTAAQLEASHLAGVEVRELVGTTAYLRSDTPDTPTLWQAAARVLHLPLADPVRMLGAQLLQSAPSRTPSPNQASLLAPIDAWESGTNRMVLGWIPYNTASSTIQMMKDNPGVNVISPGWLTLTSAKGDLRNRAQSTVVQYAHAHHTSVWAMFDNQFDAALTHAVLADDAVRRRMVQQVADAVRQAGLDGVNVDFENVRTDDRDRFTRFIQELHTALTPMHAVLSVDITPDIAFLRDDAAFFHAGLAASCEYVVLMAYDEHWGGDPDPGPVADVPWVTQAVDDLLGTGVPAGKILLGLPFYTEFWHRHRDGTVTSTPVAAPNIEPALARHQAKSTWDDALGVAYARYPADDGYIEVWYETDETMQRKLALVSDRGLAGVAIWSLALSDQQTGSGLAEALRQALS, encoded by the coding sequence GTGCACACACCGAATCGAGCCATCCGTTCCGAAGCCATCCGCTGGCTATCCACCATCGCCGCCGTCGTGCTGTTGGCCGCCGCCTGTGTCGGCAGCACGCTGCTGCTGTACGGGGGTGGATCGTGGACCACCGCCGCGCAGTTGGAGGCATCGCACCTCGCGGGCGTCGAGGTGCGGGAACTCGTGGGGACGACGGCCTATCTTCGCTCCGACACCCCCGATACCCCGACGCTCTGGCAGGCCGCCGCCCGCGTCCTGCATCTGCCGCTGGCCGACCCGGTGCGGATGCTCGGCGCCCAATTGCTGCAGTCGGCCCCGTCGAGGACCCCGTCCCCCAATCAGGCGAGCCTCCTGGCGCCCATTGACGCTTGGGAATCGGGGACAAACCGCATGGTCCTCGGGTGGATCCCGTACAACACCGCCAGCAGCACGATTCAGATGATGAAGGATAACCCCGGTGTCAACGTGATCAGCCCTGGCTGGTTGACCCTCACCTCTGCCAAAGGCGACCTGCGCAACCGCGCGCAGAGCACGGTCGTTCAATATGCCCACGCCCACCACACATCCGTGTGGGCGATGTTTGACAACCAATTTGACGCCGCCCTGACGCACGCCGTCCTGGCGGACGACGCGGTCCGCCGGCGCATGGTCCAACAGGTTGCCGACGCCGTCCGGCAGGCTGGGTTGGACGGGGTCAATGTCGATTTTGAGAATGTGCGCACGGACGACCGGGATCGATTCACGCGCTTCATCCAAGAGCTGCACACGGCGCTCACCCCGATGCACGCGGTTCTGTCCGTCGACATCACCCCGGACATCGCGTTCTTGCGGGACGACGCCGCCTTCTTCCATGCAGGGCTCGCCGCGTCCTGTGAGTACGTGGTCCTGATGGCCTACGACGAACACTGGGGCGGCGATCCCGATCCGGGACCGGTGGCGGACGTGCCGTGGGTGACTCAGGCGGTCGACGATCTCCTCGGCACCGGCGTGCCGGCCGGAAAAATTCTCCTCGGCCTGCCGTTTTACACAGAATTCTGGCACCGCCACCGCGACGGGACGGTCACGAGCACCCCGGTTGCGGCCCCCAACATCGAGCCCGCGCTGGCGCGGCACCAGGCAAAGTCCACCTGGGACGATGCGCTCGGCGTCGCATATGCCCGCTACCCGGCGGACGACGGATACATCGAAGTGTGGTATGAGACGGACGAGACGATGCAGCGAAAACTGGCGCTGGTCAGTGACCGGGGGTTGGCCGGCGTCGCCATCTGGTCGCTCGCCCTGTCGGACCAACAAACCGGGTCCGGCTTGGCCGAAGCGCTCCGGCAGGCGCTCTCTTAG
- a CDS encoding molybdenum cofactor biosynthesis protein, producing MTFTVHLFAGLAEIAGPAVTVELGTPATAGEIRRALQQRLPELASDLEHALIAVNQQYANDDQVVSDGDEIALIPPVGGGSDDGPGSIVLTDQPLDVGQAYQHLVDTRCGGTVLFVGTVREWTKGRQTVYLEYEAYREMALRQMRAIAEDVCRRWPGVIPLQWHRVGRLDPADIAVICAAAAPHRGTAFEAARELIERLKKEVPIWKKEVYADGEAVWQANRP from the coding sequence GTGACCTTCACCGTCCACTTGTTCGCCGGCCTCGCAGAAATCGCCGGGCCCGCCGTCACCGTCGAGCTCGGCACTCCGGCCACTGCGGGCGAGATTCGGCGGGCGCTTCAACAGCGCCTTCCCGAATTGGCGTCCGACCTCGAACACGCGCTCATCGCCGTCAACCAACAGTACGCGAACGATGACCAGGTCGTGTCGGATGGCGACGAGATCGCCCTCATCCCGCCTGTCGGGGGCGGGAGCGACGATGGTCCGGGATCCATCGTCCTCACGGACCAGCCGCTCGACGTCGGCCAGGCGTACCAACACCTCGTCGACACCCGCTGCGGCGGGACCGTCCTGTTTGTCGGCACCGTGCGGGAATGGACCAAAGGCAGGCAGACGGTGTACCTCGAATACGAGGCGTACCGGGAGATGGCCCTCCGCCAGATGCGCGCCATCGCCGAAGACGTCTGCCGCCGCTGGCCCGGCGTCATCCCCCTGCAATGGCATCGCGTCGGGCGCCTCGATCCCGCCGACATCGCCGTGATTTGCGCCGCCGCCGCCCCTCATCGCGGCACCGCGTTCGAGGCCGCCCGGGAGCTGATTGAACGGCTCAAAAAGGAAGTCCCCATTTGGAAAAAGGAGGTCTACGCCGACGGCGAGGCGGTGTGGCAGGCGAACCGCCCGTGA
- a CDS encoding cytochrome c biogenesis protein: protein MNRWSSWLAFVAGVLGFAFLYLALIWSPPEQQMGDLVRIMYFHVASAWTALCAFFVTFVAALGLLVRGGERWDVVSACSAEIGLVYTTITLVTGSLWARPIWNTWWTWDPRLTTTLILWFLYAGYLLLRATLTGYERRAKVAAAYAIIAFIDVPIIHMSVTWWRSIHPSVVDDSGFHMPPSMAGTLMFGFLSFFFLYLLLLWLRARGAWQQLEILRLGQAVRGLRLRAERGR from the coding sequence ATGAACCGATGGTCTTCGTGGCTCGCGTTCGTGGCGGGCGTGCTCGGATTCGCATTCCTGTACCTGGCACTCATCTGGTCGCCCCCTGAACAACAGATGGGGGATCTGGTGCGGATCATGTACTTTCACGTCGCCAGCGCTTGGACGGCGTTGTGTGCGTTTTTTGTCACGTTCGTGGCGGCGTTGGGGCTGTTGGTGCGCGGAGGGGAACGTTGGGACGTGGTGTCGGCCTGCTCCGCCGAGATCGGGTTGGTGTACACCACCATCACCCTGGTCACCGGGTCGCTGTGGGCACGCCCCATTTGGAACACCTGGTGGACGTGGGATCCGCGCCTGACGACGACGCTGATCCTCTGGTTCCTGTACGCCGGATACCTGCTGCTGCGCGCCACGCTGACCGGGTACGAGCGGCGGGCAAAGGTCGCGGCCGCGTACGCCATCATCGCCTTTATCGACGTGCCCATCATCCACATGTCGGTCACCTGGTGGCGGTCCATCCACCCTTCCGTCGTGGATGACAGCGGGTTTCACATGCCGCCGTCCATGGCCGGCACGCTCATGTTCGGATTTCTGAGTTTTTTCTTCCTGTATCTGTTGCTCCTGTGGCTGCGGGCGCGCGGTGCCTGGCAGCAGTTGGAGATTCTCCGGCTGGGGCAAGCCGTGCGAGGCCTGCGGTTGCGGGCGGAAAGGGGACGGTGA
- a CDS encoding ABC transporter ATP-binding protein, protein MLALEGVTKAFDLRPVLEDIDFALAPGCRYLLSAPNGSGKTTLLRIMAGLSRPTRGRVLWNGAPLDPRGRRHIGVVLQQPMVYGDLTGEENLRLFAGLYGVRDARQAARRWLDRAGLGDAGTTLVRHYSKGMRQRLAVARALIHEPAVLLLDEPLDGLDTEGRRSVAGWLDETAVRGTAVFAVMHDTAPEWRPDVRLTLCFGRLVVVA, encoded by the coding sequence GTGCTGGCTTTGGAAGGGGTGACGAAAGCGTTCGACCTGCGCCCCGTGCTCGAGGATATCGACTTTGCGCTGGCGCCCGGTTGTCGGTATCTGCTGTCCGCGCCCAACGGCAGCGGGAAGACCACCCTGTTGCGCATCATGGCAGGGCTGTCCCGCCCCACCCGCGGGCGCGTCCTGTGGAATGGGGCACCGCTCGATCCCCGCGGGCGCCGGCACATCGGAGTGGTGTTGCAGCAGCCGATGGTGTATGGCGATCTGACCGGCGAGGAGAACCTCCGCCTGTTCGCGGGCTTGTACGGGGTCAGAGACGCGCGCCAAGCGGCGCGGCGGTGGCTGGACCGCGCCGGCCTGGGGGACGCCGGGACGACGCTCGTCCGCCACTACTCCAAGGGCATGCGCCAGCGTCTGGCGGTCGCCCGGGCGCTGATCCACGAACCGGCGGTGCTTCTTTTGGACGAGCCGCTGGACGGTTTGGACACGGAAGGGCGCCGCTCTGTCGCAGGTTGGTTGGACGAGACCGCGGTACGAGGGACAGCCGTGTTCGCGGTGATGCATGACACCGCGCCTGAGTGGCGGCCGGATGTCCGCCTGACCTTATGCTTTGGCCGCCTGGTGGTGGTGGCGTGA
- a CDS encoding CcmD family protein, translated as MQHLGYLWAVSAVVWGGTLIYVFTLLRRQNRLQAELERLKKAVEDWKGVRSGGEPPGSP; from the coding sequence ATGCAACACCTCGGGTATCTCTGGGCGGTGTCGGCTGTGGTGTGGGGCGGCACGTTGATCTACGTGTTCACGCTGCTTCGCAGGCAGAACCGGTTACAGGCCGAGTTGGAACGGCTGAAAAAGGCGGTGGAGGATTGGAAAGGCGTCCGCTCTGGCGGGGAGCCCCCCGGTTCACCCTGA
- a CDS encoding heme exporter protein CcmB: MIGWRAFLHLLWRDVRIEVRRPQFFAASASFGVLLVFVTGIALDAAEHLPADWVSGVLWLDIFYAATVGVHRHDFKDIEWGGGEGVLLAPVDRSVIFYARWVSVSLFIAASGLVMAAAWFLLLNPPPPAQPGLFAFALGAGALGLGGVTTFVAALTAHTRLRDVLTPLLLFPLAIPLFIGVVRLTAYALEPTLGHPRVWVEEVLGYIAAMLVVPWLVYEWVMEG, encoded by the coding sequence GTGATCGGTTGGCGGGCGTTTTTGCACCTGTTGTGGCGGGATGTGCGCATCGAGGTGCGCCGGCCTCAGTTTTTCGCGGCGAGTGCCAGCTTCGGGGTGCTGTTGGTCTTTGTCACCGGCATCGCGCTCGACGCGGCCGAACACCTTCCGGCCGACTGGGTGTCCGGCGTCTTGTGGCTCGACATCTTCTACGCGGCCACCGTCGGGGTTCACCGCCATGATTTCAAAGATATCGAGTGGGGGGGCGGTGAAGGGGTCCTTCTGGCCCCGGTGGATCGCAGCGTGATCTTTTACGCCCGCTGGGTGAGCGTCAGTTTGTTCATCGCGGCGAGCGGCTTGGTGATGGCGGCGGCGTGGTTTCTGCTGCTCAACCCGCCCCCGCCGGCGCAGCCCGGTCTGTTCGCGTTCGCCCTCGGAGCGGGTGCCCTGGGGCTGGGCGGGGTCACCACCTTCGTCGCTGCCCTGACGGCGCACACGCGCCTGCGCGATGTGCTCACGCCCCTGTTATTGTTTCCGTTGGCGATCCCTCTGTTCATCGGCGTGGTGCGGCTGACCGCCTATGCCCTGGAGCCCACCTTGGGCCACCCGCGGGTGTGGGTTGAGGAGGTATTGGGATATATCGCGGCGATGCTGGTGGTACCGTGGCTGGTCTACGAATGGGTGATGGAGGGCTGA
- a CDS encoding MBL fold metallo-hydrolase, producing the protein MAVQTLRVHRLELPTPFPVGTVNSYLLEEGDQRVLVDCGPRWGPAEDALEQALNDAGVRADALSGVVLTHGHVDHVGQSGAFARLGVPVYAHPGVAAWLQPGGAYDDYRLAFFRRLHRMMGTPEPEIDRCLKELFLMSKWNDRSVVTHPLREGDVLPLMPDFEVLEVPGHAQAAIALWNRKAGIFIGGDQLLPHVSSNALIEPEPGYERGDLAPRTRSLLQYRESLQRLRSLDLGTVYPGHGDPFTDPGSLIDRRLREQERRRDQFFDLVSAHPGATTYTLANTYFPRHKDQLQLILSETLGFLDWLEAEGRVVSEPDAQGVVRWRAV; encoded by the coding sequence ATGGCGGTTCAGACGTTGCGCGTTCACAGGCTGGAGCTGCCGACGCCGTTTCCGGTCGGAACGGTGAACTCCTATTTGTTGGAAGAGGGAGATCAGCGCGTGCTGGTCGACTGTGGTCCGCGTTGGGGGCCCGCCGAAGATGCGCTCGAGCAAGCCTTGAACGACGCCGGCGTACGCGCCGACGCGTTGTCCGGTGTGGTGTTGACGCACGGCCATGTGGATCACGTGGGGCAGTCCGGGGCGTTCGCTCGGCTCGGCGTACCGGTGTATGCGCATCCGGGTGTGGCCGCGTGGCTGCAGCCAGGGGGTGCGTACGACGACTACCGATTGGCGTTTTTTCGCCGGTTGCATCGAATGATGGGGACGCCGGAACCAGAAATCGATCGCTGTTTGAAGGAACTTTTTTTGATGTCAAAATGGAACGACCGGTCGGTCGTCACCCATCCGCTGCGGGAAGGGGATGTGTTGCCCCTGATGCCCGATTTCGAGGTGCTGGAGGTTCCGGGGCACGCCCAGGCCGCCATCGCGCTGTGGAACCGCAAGGCGGGGATATTCATCGGCGGCGATCAACTGCTTCCGCACGTCTCCTCCAACGCGTTAATCGAACCGGAACCAGGATACGAGCGCGGGGACTTGGCGCCGCGCACCCGGAGCCTGCTGCAATACCGGGAAAGCCTTCAGCGGCTGCGCAGCCTCGACCTCGGTACGGTGTATCCCGGACACGGCGATCCGTTCACCGATCCCGGCTCGCTCATCGACCGAAGGCTGCGGGAACAGGAGCGGCGCCGCGATCAGTTTTTCGACTTGGTAAGCGCCCATCCGGGTGCGACCACGTACACCCTCGCCAACACATACTTCCCTCGCCATAAGGACCAACTGCAGCTGATCCTGTCCGAGACCCTCGGATTCCTGGACTGGTTGGAAGCGGAGGGGCGGGTGGTCAGCGAACCGGACGCTCAAGGCGTGGTGCGATGGCGGGCGGTGTAG
- a CDS encoding DUF2627 family protein, protein MRHLMAWSVLIAVFLFAGWGLNLFREAMERWLAFGHAADLIWMVAGLAAAFAGTAFLGGFVYYRDKKRNKLTREGWRGRPVQRRKRPEQG, encoded by the coding sequence ATGCGGCACTTGATGGCGTGGTCGGTGTTGATCGCCGTCTTCCTGTTTGCGGGCTGGGGACTCAATCTGTTCCGCGAGGCGATGGAGCGTTGGCTCGCGTTCGGGCACGCGGCAGACCTCATCTGGATGGTGGCGGGCTTGGCCGCGGCCTTCGCCGGCACAGCCTTTCTCGGGGGATTCGTCTATTACCGCGACAAGAAGCGGAACAAACTCACACGGGAGGGATGGCGCGGCCGACCCGTACAGCGGCGCAAGCGGCCGGAACAGGGGTGA